TAACTGAAATCACTTGTATCACAAGTGATAAGCGAACCACCTGTCTCATGTGCTGCTCTGGCAAGCACAAAAGATGACCTTCCAAATCCAATTTCTACAACTTTTAGGGCATTCAGTCCTCTGGCAATAGAGTACAGGGTAAGCAGGTGCTTGGATGTACTGTATCTGTCATTGAACCAGCGCATCATTGTCTCATCAGGGATAAATCCCTGGTAGTTCAAATCACGTAAAAGCTCAGCGTGGCAGTGCATTTTTGGGCCTGGGCCGGTGCGTCTGGTAGTCATAGGTGCTTGGTTCATGGTACTACTTTGAGTAATTTGTTGTTTGGTATTTAAGTTCAGCGGGACCTGCTTCCACTTGAATCTCAGAACATCCCAGTTTTGTCTGGGCAACTCTGTGATTTTTTGAGCCATTTTCTGGGCATTAACTTCCTTTGTACTCCTGTCCAGGTCGCAGTCAGCCGTATGCTGGGTGCAGAGAATGTCTTTGCAGGTTATTTCCCTGATTCCTGAATGGTTCAGCTGATACCTGAAAAGTGGATCATTGTAGCCGTAGTTGCCAACCATATCCTCATCGTATCCACCTACTTTCCAGTAGTCTTCTATGGATACAAGCATGGTGCCTCTGGTACTGATATTATCCTGCCTGGCAAAGCTGTAATAATAACCACTGCCTTTATCCGGAAGGCTGCACATTTTTTCAATCTCAGAGCGTTCAAATGTCTGATCCATGTCGCAGATCAACATCCATGGTGTTGAGCATACCGTAGCTCCTAAATTTCTGATTCCTGGAATATTCCATGGTATATCTTCTTCGACACGGAAAAGACGCATATCTAGCCTGCTCAGATCGAAATTTTTTAAAATATCTTCTGCAGGAACGTTGGACCCGTCATCAAGTATCTGGAATTTTACAAGGTCAGCATACTCCGACCATTTGTTTATATGCTTTTCTATATGCTCAGCATCATTGTAGTAAGACAGGGAAATAGTGATCTTTTTGTAGTCTGCAGGTGACAGTGCTGCTCGCTTGGCAGGCCGGGCAATTCCTTCACCATGAGGCCGCCACTTAAAGAATGAATTGTCATTGGCGTTGTCCTTAATAACTGCATGCTGCAGATCATACTTCCAGGCTATATAGGGAAAGCTCATCTGGTCGCGGCGGCTGTGGTTTTCAATTTCCTGCCACCAGGCATCCATGGCTGAAATGATCTCTGGCTTGTTGTGTCTGCGCAGGAGCGTGTTGCACTGAGGTATCGGCTGTTCGTCTGGCAGTCCCTCTTCCCGGTATTTGTTCAGCTGCTGATAAAGTACTTCGGAAGAATCTTTTTTATAAAATATACAAGCCTGAACCTCGGCTTCCAGGTTTGGTCGCTTGAAAGGGTGCCTGAATACAGCCATGTCGTGTTCGGACAGTGTCTGAGCTGCAAGTGGCCGGACGTCCCCAATGATGCGCATATTGGCATCAACCCAAATGCTGATGTCATAATCTCCGACGAATTTATGGGGTAGAATTTTGGGCTGCTTGGCCCTGCGCATGGGATCGTTGGAGTGTTCCGGCAGGGGGAGAATTTTCCAGACTTCTGATTTGGTTTCAGGATTATCGGTAAAGCAGATATAGTCCACTCCGGGTGTGATATATTCGGGATCGCGCAGGACTTCGTAGTTGCCTGCTATGGCTGTGTAGACAACAATCTTCTCATGGCTTGACGCGGCAATTTGTTGTTTAACCGGGGTATCCAATTGCACCTCGGGTATGTCTGCTAGGTCAACGCCTGCAATTTCCGCCCATACTGCCGGATTCAGGTGGTTTGGCCCCAGCATTTTGTTTTCCGGCTTGATGACTATATTTTTCCCCATACGCAACAGATGCAGGGCAAAACGTCTTTCAAACTCGATCTGGCGTTCTTTGTTCTGGTGCAGGGTTTTCAGAAGGCCAAGGTCACGCTCACCTGAAAAGTAGCCTGAAAAGGAATTCAGTGTAAGAAAGGATTCGGTACATCTGGCAACAATCCAGTTCTGGGCCACGGTTTCAACAGGAATCTGATCGTGTTCAGGCAAGGGCGGTAGAAAAGGCAGATCGTATTCAAATGGCTGGCCTTCCTGGGTTGCCTTTACCAGAACCTGTAAGGTCATGGCTGCACGGTGACGTTCGCCTATAGCGTATAATGCTCTTGATAGAGACATTACCAGCCAGGCGGGTTTATTCTCATTTCCAAAAATATTTATCAGAGACGTGGCAGCTTCCTTGGGTTGATCTGCACAAAGGCGGTTTAATGCATTTATATAGTCTTCGTAGTCTGCATCTTTACTGTTACTCAACCAAGTTGGCATCAGCTCGGCAGTCCATGGTAACATGCCAAGAACATCCGGCCATTCTTCATCTTTTTGCAACTGTATGCTTTGCAGCAATCCAGATATTGCCAGTTCATACTCATGTTCGGATTTGATGGCTACCAGGTTAAGTGTATACTGATCCGGCTTTGTTTCTGCTGTTTTGGCCAGTTTAGCATTGGCTGGAAGGAAGCGGCAGATATGGTAGCCCATTGATTCCAGAGCAGGTATGACATCCCCGGCATTGGCTGTAGAAAAGATGATTATTGGGTTATTCTGAGAGAAGAACTCTCTTCCACCTGATATTATTTTGCCCTCATGACCATTTATATCGAGCTTGATTAATTCTACATCAGGTCGCCCCGACTGATTCCACCAGGTGTCCAGAGTAATCTGTTCAATGCTGTCTCCTGGGATGGTTTGGCATAATTCTGGTGTGGTTTCTTGAGTAAGCGAAACCCGGCTATCATTGTCTGACAGAGCCTTATCTACAATTTCAAGGTTATCAGGCTTTCCTTGCTCCAAATACTTTAACACTTCAGGGTTAGGTTCAAAGGCAAATATTTTTCCTTCAGTGCCAGTTAAGTGAGCCATAGTTCTGGCGTACACCCCATAACAAGCCCCAATATCCAGACAGTTCATGCCAGAGCGTACAAACCTGCGCACAAACTCCATCTCACCTTCAAACCAGTCTTCCTGCTCCAGAAGAACGTAAGATGTCATGATATCCAGGTCAGCAGGAACAGTTACTTTTACGCCGCCTTTGATTATTATATTCCATATATTGTTCATGAAAGCTACTCTTGGTTATTTGTTTGTTTCAGGTTTTCTGCTAATTGGCAGGCCTTAGCGTAATTATGCTGAAACTCCTGATTGTATGGCTGGAGTTGTATAGATGCTTTGATCTTATCCAGACCTTCGAGGCTGCCTTTTTGAAGCTCTAACAGGCCTAAGTAGTGCGTGGCTTGAGGGTGAAGCGGGGAGTCTTCAAGGATGGTCTGGTAGCACTCTAATGCTTCGTCCATGCGGCCTTGCTGGTGCAGGGACATGCCTTTGCTGAGGACTTCACTTAATTGTCCGACTCTGTTTTGCTCGGCCTTCTTTTCCATGATTTCCATGTGTTTTTGGAACGGTTTATGCTCAGGTTTGGAATCTACAGCTTTGCGCAAAAGTTCAAGGGAATCCTGGTACTTGCCGCGTAACCCTAAAATCATTCCCTGACCGTAGAGTACATAGGGATTGTCAGGATCTTGAGCAGCAGCTTGTTCGTAAAAATCCTGTGCGCGGTCCAGTTTGTCCTGATTTAAATAGTAGTCCGCCTTTTCAAGCAGAACCTGAACAGAAGTTTTGGCTGTAGCAGTTTGAGCATCTTCAAGAACCGGCACTTCAATGTGATTTGGGGGTAACTTTTGCTCAAAACGCGAGTAAGCCATTTCAAAGGCTTTCTCTAAATGTCTTACAAACCTGCCGGGATTATAAAGGGGAGAAGTATATCTCGCCTGGAGAAGGCGGTCTTTCATTTCTCTGCGTTTTTGAGGGTTATTACCCAACTCAATGGCTGTATCCCTAAACTGGTCTACAGTAGAACAGGCAAGTTCAGGAAGGCCTAAGGTGTGTAGCATGCCTCCAGCTACCCGGGACATCATGGTTTCACCCATATAGCTGACCATTGGGACACCGCACCATAGGGTATCTATAGCTGTAGCACCTGAATTATAGGGCCAGGAGTCCAGAGCCACGTCTGCCAGCTGCAGTCTGGCCAAGTGCTCGGTGTGGGGGCGATGCCCAGCGAAAAATATTCTGTTCTCGGGAAGGCCAAGCTCCAAGGCGGCTTTTTGCAGGTTTCCTGTAGAAGCCGGGTGCTGGTTATACAGCCATAATACCGAGCCTTCTACGGAAAGAACTATCTTGATCCAGGTTTCAAAGGTTTCGCGCGTAATTTTGTAGTGCCCGTTGAAGGAGCAGAATACCACGGCATTGCCCGGCAGGTTCTCGACTATCC
The sequence above is drawn from the Desulfonatronovibrio magnus genome and encodes:
- a CDS encoding FkbM family methyltransferase, which codes for MNNIWNIIIKGGVKVTVPADLDIMTSYVLLEQEDWFEGEMEFVRRFVRSGMNCLDIGACYGVYARTMAHLTGTEGKIFAFEPNPEVLKYLEQGKPDNLEIVDKALSDNDSRVSLTQETTPELCQTIPGDSIEQITLDTWWNQSGRPDVELIKLDINGHEGKIISGGREFFSQNNPIIIFSTANAGDVIPALESMGYHICRFLPANAKLAKTAETKPDQYTLNLVAIKSEHEYELAISGLLQSIQLQKDEEWPDVLGMLPWTAELMPTWLSNSKDADYEDYINALNRLCADQPKEAATSLINIFGNENKPAWLVMSLSRALYAIGERHRAAMTLQVLVKATQEGQPFEYDLPFLPPLPEHDQIPVETVAQNWIVARCTESFLTLNSFSGYFSGERDLGLLKTLHQNKERQIEFERRFALHLLRMGKNIVIKPENKMLGPNHLNPAVWAEIAGVDLADIPEVQLDTPVKQQIAASSHEKIVVYTAIAGNYEVLRDPEYITPGVDYICFTDNPETKSEVWKILPLPEHSNDPMRRAKQPKILPHKFVGDYDISIWVDANMRIIGDVRPLAAQTLSEHDMAVFRHPFKRPNLEAEVQACIFYKKDSSEVLYQQLNKYREEGLPDEQPIPQCNTLLRRHNKPEIISAMDAWWQEIENHSRRDQMSFPYIAWKYDLQHAVIKDNANDNSFFKWRPHGEGIARPAKRAALSPADYKKITISLSYYNDAEHIEKHINKWSEYADLVKFQILDDGSNVPAEDILKNFDLSRLDMRLFRVEEDIPWNIPGIRNLGATVCSTPWMLICDMDQTFERSEIEKMCSLPDKGSGYYYSFARQDNISTRGTMLVSIEDYWKVGGYDEDMVGNYGYNDPLFRYQLNHSGIREITCKDILCTQHTADCDLDRSTKEVNAQKMAQKITELPRQNWDVLRFKWKQVPLNLNTKQQITQSSTMNQAPMTTRRTGPGPKMHCHAELLRDLNYQGFIPDETMMRWFNDRYSTSKHLLTLYSIARGLNALKVVEIGFGRSSFVLARAAHETGGSLITCDTSDFSYLLSEEEKKVVKFINGDANLVWEECKEGIDFAFLDFFSMPTMSKEFSLNHITQCVERLKQNAVLALHDSIDNRFKLKGTLATIADHLKSKNIDIELIHLPYNYGLCLIRRVSESHFGMVKDQHVKKPESKLHTPPVSIQTKHKNANISKWGEINEEIKINEDKPIFTICIPTFNRVEDLKRCLISIDSAVEYLLYKTEVIVSDNNSIDGTSDFLSKYCPSSKYIDFKYWTNLENIGIVNNVKKLLFEAKGKYIAWISDDDFFFPNALFQFKTIIDKYRVDFAKCRNITYMIKSDKVFLYGPRNDIRYNINDNFNNFLDIFQLSRCLSGCVHINSQKVRDIFLNLNNVYPSMALCALCYKNSYYTSEPLLIHQFENTIYLEKDVDMKTDETYRMHTARDRQRCLLFLPDDIFMNTISLSHIKDYLKKYYNFIDKEVANKLQQFS